In Tachysurus fulvidraco isolate hzauxx_2018 chromosome 1, HZAU_PFXX_2.0, whole genome shotgun sequence, a single window of DNA contains:
- the itga11a gene encoding integrin alpha-11a: protein MEYYCTLLLWTLCLWPGLHDCFNIDTKSHRIIKGPKQVQFGYTVQQHVAGGQKWLLVGAPLETNGQHQTGDVYKCSLNRRATGPSCTKLNLGKISLTNVSERKDKMRLGMTLTSNPKDNSFVACGPLWSYECGSSYYSTGICSRVNASFKFSRTIAPAFQRCETYMDIVIVLDGSNSIYPWYEVQDFLINILQKFYIGPGQIQVGVVQYGEKVVTEFQLNDFRSVEDVVKAARQIQQRGGEETNTALGISVARSQAFKQGGRRGAKKVMIVITDGESHDSPNLKQVIEDCEKDGIVRYAIAVLGYYNRRGIDANAFLKEIKDIATDPDDKHFFNVTDEAALKDIVDALGERIFSLEGTSKNGTAFGLQMSQAGFSTHVVEDGILVGAVGAYDWNGAVLKETRHGKVVPLKSSYAQEFPEELKNHGAYLGYTVTSVVLARSGQLYVAGAPRFNHTGKVIVFTLKNSGELTILHSLKGHQIGSYYGSEIAALDIDGDGVTDNLLVAAPMFFSGGWERGKVYIYRITEQPRFILEGVLELADLSENARFGSALAPVSDLNGDSFNDLVVGAPLEDEHRGAIYIYNSQRNRILRKYKQRISAAELAPGMQYFGRSIHGKMDMNGDGLVDLAVGSLGAAVLLWSRSVVRIHATVRFEPSKVNIFNKDCRRGGKDVTCMSAIVCLNFTSRTFIKPTQEVGLWYNTFIEEKRFNPRAVMDDLDRQQPQNLSMLPGEENCENIYFHVMETTDYARPIIFTVETGLQDPDTGPTLDDTWPTTVRTQLPFWNGCDEDDHCVPDLVLQSQTDLISRKQFCGQVFRVSSALCLRQTEPEDSERVIEASRKKMVVDVRLENRGENAYGAQLNISYSRNLQFSTLIVKDNSDTQIDCRSGDKFRNEKYCDVGAPFMRAKTQVTFRLEFEFISSVLLDHVRVLLAAGSDGEEVAFQDNINDIFYTLRYEADLLFTRDSSPSQWELKANLAMEKAENLRPPFNFTFQIQNLGYFPVRNLQLNIMIPEMTKNGNRFLQIQDFHIDQVDGTHCIPPQHIAHSRASPEDLSRVYRLNYTNSLAVPIQCNVNLSSYKEVGMRISGSLRVDSLHELKFKTLELVTTASVELSQASPMFLQEERPIRHIILEVRKEEDYRVPIWIIIGSTLGGLLLLSLLILALWKLGFFQRQKPREEAENEANGKVAEER from the exons GTTGTTGGTTGGAGCTCCGTTGGAAACGAATGGCCAACACCAGACAGGCGATGTGTATAAATGTTCATTAAACAGACGAGCTACTGGCCCCAGCTGCACAAAGCTCAATTTAG gaAAGATATCTTTGACGAATGTCTCCGAACGGAAAGATAAAATGAGACTAGGGATGACGCTCACATCAAACCCTAAAGACAACAGCTTCGTG GCATGTGGTCCTCTCTGGTCATACGAATGTGGTAGCTCCTACTACAGCACAGGTATCTGCTCCAGGGTCAACGCCAGCTTTAAATTCTCACGCACCATCGCTCCAGCTTTCCAAA gatgTGAGACTTACATGGATATAGTTATTGTTCTGGATGGATCTAATTCCATTTATCCATGGTATGAAGTGCAAGACTTTCTCATCAACATCCTGCAGAAATTTTACATTGGACCAGGGCAGATCCAG gttGGTGTGGTACAGTATGGGGAAAAGGTGGTGACTGAGTTCCAGCTTAATGATTTCCGCTCAGTGGAAGATGTGGTGAAAGCGGCTCGACAAATTCAACAGAGAGGTGGAGAGGAGACCAACACTGCATTAGGGATCAGTGTGGCACG ATCTCAGGCCTTTAAACAGGGTGGGAGGAGAGGAGCCAAGAAGGTCATGATTGTTATAACAGACGGAGAATCACATGACAGCCCCAACCTGAAGCAGGTCATTGAGGACTGTGAGAAAGATGGCATTGTTCGATATGCCATTGCT GTTCTTGGCTATTACAACCGCAGAGGAATTGATGCAAACGCTTTTCTTAAAGAAATCAAAGACATTGCCACTGATCCTGATGATAAGCATTTCTTCAATGTGACTGATGAAGCTGCCTTGAAAGACATTGTCGACGCTTTGGGGGAGAGGATATTCAGTTTGGAGG GAACCAGTAAGAACGGAACAGCATTTGGTCTCCAGATGTCTCAGGCTGGTTTCTCCACACATGTTGTTGAG GATGGGATTCTTGTTGGGGCCGTCGGGGCTTACGACTGGAATGGTGCTGTGTTAAAGGAGACCCGGCACGGTAAAGTGGTTCCACTCAAGTCCTCCTATGCACAGGAGTTCCCTGAAGAGCTGAAGAATCATGGAGCTTATTTGG GATACACAGTGACCTCAGTGGTGTTGGCACGAAGTGGGCAGCTGTATGTGGCCGGAGCCCCGCGTTTTAACCACACGGGCAAAGTGATCGTCTTCACCCTGAAGAACTCTGGAGAGCTTACCATCCTGCATTCACTGAAAGGACATCAG ATCGGCTCATACTATGGCAGTGAGATCGCTGCGTTGGACATCGATGGAGATGGAGTCACTGATAACCTACTTGTTGCTGCACCAATGTTCTTCAGTGGAGGCTGGGAAAGGGGCAAAGTGTACATCTACCGCATTACCGAGCAG CCCCGTTTTAtcctggaaggggtgctggagcTTGCTGATCTGAGTGAGAATGCAAGGTTTGGATCGGCTTTAGCACCAGTATCTGACCTAAACGGGGACTCCTTTAATGACCTTGTAGTGGGAGCACCGTTGGAGGACGAGCACAGAGGAGCTATTTACATCTATAACAGTCAGCGAAACAGGATACTAAGGAAGTATAAACAG AGAATCAGTGCAGCTGAGCTTGCTCCTGGTATGCAGTATTTTGGCAGGAGTATCCATGGGAAGATGGACATGAATGGCGATGGACTGGTGGATCTGGCTGTTGGTTCCCTCGGTGCCGCTGTGCTCCTCTG GTCTCGCAGTGTGGTCCGCATCCATGCTACTGTCCGATTTGAACCCAGCAAAGTCAACATCTTCAATAAGGACTGTCGGCGAGGTGGAAAGGATGTGACATGTATGTCGGCTATCGTGTGTCTGAATTTCACTTCCAGGACTTTCATCAAACCCACACAGGAAGTAG GTCTTTGGTACAATACTTTTATTGAGGAGAAGCGGTTTAACCCTCGTGCAGTGATGGATGATCTAGACCGGCAGCAGCCACAAAATCTTTCTATGCTTCCTGGAGAGGAGAACTGTGAAAACATCTACTTCCACGTAATG GAAACAACAGACTATGCCAGACCCATCATATTTACAGTGGAAACAGGTCTACAAGATCCGGACACTGGTCCCACTCTAGATGATACCTGGCCAACTACCGTCAGAACCCAG CTTCCATTCTGGAATGGCTGTGATGAGGATGATCACTGTGTTCCAGACCTGGTGCTACAATCACAGACGGACCTGATCAGCCGCAA GCAGTTCTGTGGACAGGTGTTTCGAGTGAGCAGTGCATTGTGTCTTAGACAAACTGAACCTGAAGATAGCGAACGTGTGATAGAGGCATCCAGAAAGAAAATGGTCGTGGATGTTCGTTTGGAGAACCGAGGAGAAAATGCTTATGGAGCCCAACTTAACATCTCATACTCCAGAAATCTACAGTTCTCCACTCTTATAGTGAAG GATAATTCAGACACACAGATTGACTGTCGCAGTGGAGACAAGTTTAGAAATGAGAAGTACTGTGATGTCGGTGCTCCTTTCATGAGAGCTAAAACACAG gTCACTTTCCGTTTGGAGTTCGAATTTATTAGCTCAGTATTGCTGGACCATGTTCGGGTCCTTCTGGCAGCTGGAAG TGATGGAGAAGAAGTGGCTTTTCAAGACAACATAAATGACATCTTCTACACGCTGAGATACGAGGCCGACCTGCTCTTCACAAG AGATTCCAGTCCATCGCAATGGGAGCTCAAAGCCAACCTCGCCATGGAGAAGGCAGAAAACCTCCGTCCACCATTCAACTTTACTTTCCAA ATCCAGAACCTGGGCTACTTCCCAGTGAGAAATCTGCAACTTAATATTATGATCCCAGAAATGACGAAAAATGGGAATCGCTTCCTACAGATCCAAGATTTTCACATTGACCAG GTAGATGGGACTCACTGCATTCCCCCTCAACACATAGCACATAGTCGAGCATCACCAGAGGACCTGAGTCGTGTTTATCGCCTG aatTACACCAACTCCCTGGCTGTACCGATTCAGTGCAATGTGAATTTAAGCTCCTATAAAGAGGTCGGCATGAGAATCAGTGGATCTCTGCGTGTTGACTCTCTCCATGAA CTGAAGTTTAAAACGCTGGAGCTAGTGACGACAGCCTCGGTGGAGCTGAGCCAGGCCAGTCCCATGTTTCTTCAAGAAGAGAGGCCCATCAGACAT ATAATTCTGGAAGTGAGGAAGGAGGAAGATTATCGTGTTCCCATCTGGATTATTATTGGGAGTACGCTAGGAGGATTGTTGCTACTCTCTCTACTCATTTTAGCTCTATGGAAG CTGGGTTTTTTCCAGAGACAGAAACCCAGGGAGGAGGCAGAAAATGAGGCCAACGGTAAAGTAGCAGAGGAGCGATAA